The sequence CAACTAAACATTCATTTAAGAGCATGTAAATATGAAAGTGCACTACAAGGCTAACTGCAGCAGTACTATGGGTAAACTGTGTAGCTGAGTGTAAAACTCCGACTGGTCAGAGACATCTAAAGTAACGTTTGAACATTAAGGGCACTGTAATTGTTAAAGCCTTCAAAATAGTAAAACCACGTGCCATACTTTCTGTCATCTGTTGACTATTTTTGGAAGTATGACATCAGAAttagctgtgctgctgcttttcctctgcCCTTGAGTCTTCGCCCTCGGCACATCCTTCTTTGCAGCTGTGAACATACTATTTTCTCTATGCTGATGATCCCCATACCTCCTTCTGCAGGTGGGATTCTGAcctagaagaagaaaaaaaaaaaaaaacatgagatgGACGGTGGTGGTCAAGGTTTATGTTTGAGACATTTAAGACACCCACCTGACTGGACACACTTGTGCAGCAGATTGAGatagtgctgcttcatctgctGCCTCATGTGCTCGGTACTGTAAACATTTGCTATACTGCAAAGGTAGCGTCTCTGTCCAGCTGTGAGGGCCGGATGCTGAGACAGAAACCACAACTGATATGATTTTCTCATTCAAAAATAAAACGAAGTTGAGCATGTGTTCAAGCATTACGTGGTTACCTGTAAGAAGGGTGCAGACATCATAGATTTGGGGATGTGTATTGTCTTCATGTGTTGGCTGCCTggggacacatttatgtgtgttcCTCTGTACGTCTCCCTCACTTGTTGGCAACGTTCAAAGCCTACCAAAGGCAACGTGAAACAAGTCTGATAATTAAGGTGTTATTTGAGCAGTAGGTTTATTCGACAGATATTGTTACAAATTACCTGTCGGAATATTTGCAAAACGAAGGCCTTCTAAAGTGTATTGTTGTAAACTAGTGTAGTGTTATAACCTACAAGACAGCATATAAAATAGTTGAAACGTCGATGTATCTCTAATTATAATCCAACATTATAATAATACAACAGTCTGAAAGTGGCCATTCTGCAAAACAattgttacttttattttgcttgtaGTACTTTTGCACTTTCACTTAAGTAGAATTAAGACAGCAAGACTTTTACTAGTAACATTGGCTTCTTCTGCATCCATTTTCACCAGAAACAACATAAGCGGACCATTACTCTGAGACCAAGAGGTTTAGTTTGGTCATAAACTAGGAAGCAAATAATCTGTTTTGTAATTCAATAATGAAGAGAGGTTTATTAATCTCtgattaacatttaaaagtgtATTTGACTCACCATCTGTGCGTCTCTTGTTAGATTCTGCCGACCTAAAAGTCAAGATTCtcagtttgaaaagaaacaaatccATCATCCACATTTATCCAGTCAAGGTGTTGACACTCACATTATGGTCTTACCTCATTAAGATGTGAccacttcctttttttaatagggtttctttttttagctGCTCAACAAATGTGACCTGCTTTCTCATAGTTACTTACAATCCCAATATTCCCTGTCGATATGTCAGAGAGGTCTCCAGCATCTTTATCAGCTCAGTATGTGTTGCAGCCAGCAAAGCCTATTAGTGTGAAATGAAGCCAGCCTGGAAATCTGACACTGATACCAGGGTTCCAATTACAGAGCAGAGGTCTAATATACTTGAACCCAGAGCGTGTTCTcatctaaaatgtaaaacacaaacaaagttaCAAGCCACTCTGTTTACACACTTTATTGAGCATCATGTCCAATATACATTGCAttgacacaaaatgaaaaaaaacaaaaacaaaaacaaataatggcGTTAGGGTGGATTACCTGGACACACCATTTTCAGGGCGTATTGCTTAATGACATTTCAAACGCACCAAATCTGTGCAAATACAGTGAACACCGGTCAGAGGAGGTCATGGTAGGTTAGAAAATTCTGACTTAAAAAGGTAATGTCAACAGCAGTTATGTGATCATCAAGTCTACAGTAATCTACCAACTGTACACATCACATTCACCCAGAATGTACTAACAGTGGTATCTTATTTAAACATACCCAACTCCTTCAAACCTGATTGCATGCGCCAAAAGATGGTAAGCCATTTTTCAATGTCAGTCACAATCATGTAtaacaaaattcaaaatagaTGTCATCATGGCTTAATAGTCAGTAACACCATCGATGAAAGTGAGCAAAAGCCAATGGTTTCCAGACTCCACCCAAACACAACTGTATAttctgtaaaaaataaaacctagATGCAGGATTGTTTTCGTTTCCCATCAGAAAACTTAATTTTACTAAGTGGTGAGTTAACTTTAAGTCTCTATCAAGAATGTCAAAACAAATTCATTGATTAAGTAAATATTACCTAAGTATGCACACCAATCAGAACTCAAGATGTTTAAAGAGCATTTTTCAATAATCTTCCCAAAGTCCACAGAGTCTGAACTCACAAGTGAATGTGACTTACACGTCCTCATTTACCCACACATGGATCGAAAGCCAAACCTGCCACAACAAAGTAAGAGCGACTACCCTAATTCTACTATGGAGCCCCCGAAAATTCCCCGTGTTAATAGATTAAGAACTCAAACAACCATAATCCTCGTCAAATTTGTTATCCTTTCTAACTGAGGTGAGCTCAGATGCCAGTTAACCAATACACACGTGGAATAATCACAGCTTAGGCTATTTTCACAGACTGCACTGGTTGTCCGTGGTTTATAATCATGTTGTGAAACGACCACGGTGATAATTAATAGTCACCTTCCGTGAGGGCCGTGTGTTACGGGGAAAGGGTAGGGGTCATTAGAGGTTTATCTCACTGACTTCTAATAAAGACCGTAATGAAGTTTGATCCTGAGAGGTTGGCACAAACCTTCTGTAACCACTTGCTATGCACGTGTGTGTCAAgatataataaaacaataactcTCAAATCACTGAGTAAGCCATTCCATTTACATCTGCAGCTAGCAAAAATACATAACTGAGCCGTTAGAGGGGATCATGCAGGTTTGAGAGCCATGGTTTTATCTCTTAGACGTACACTAGCATTGGAAGAAATGCTAACAGGAGGTCGTttctcagaaaaataaaaactctctAGAAGTTCTCACCCTTACCCTCTAAACAACAACCTGACTGTGAGGAAGTGAAGCCAACAAAAGGCAACAGTGATTCAATGACAGTGTTGAAAATAATCACATCTATTGACAGAGATTTGTTGGGCTCACATTAATCTGGTGGTAAGTATTCAGTAGGGAGGACAAGGGATGACCTAGTGGTAACGGGTTTTCGTTTTGTTTTACACAATCTTGACCACTAAATTGCATAAGAAACCTGGTATAAAGTAGAAACTGTTCAGCAGCAGATATAAAAGCAAGTTAATTTACAGTAGTGACATATCTTACATcattaatttttcaaaataaataacattaaatatacaaTTCCAGGTAGGAAACAGGTTAATTTCGCTGGTAGGGTTCTCAAATTGGCTCATCTTGCGGAAAATGACAACCTTTCACAGAAACGTGGTTGAAGCCAACCAATTCCTTTGACTGGCAAAACAAGGGGTGCAAAAGCCTTTTGCTGAAATTTTCCCTCTGAAGGCATTTCCTTTAACTGGGGAAAAAGGAACATGATTACTTTCAGAAGCAAGGTCATACATGTGACTATTACTTTGCGGGAACAATTAAATTTACTTACCCTGGAATTTACAATTGACTCCTAATCAAATGCCATCTCTTGACTTTTTCTTACACAGCGGGCCACCTTCCTCTTGAATTCACCATTAGGGTCCTCCCTCCACTCTTTCTGTGAGAGCAACATCAGATTCCTTTAATGACATGTCCTCAATTTACTTCAACTGCCAAGATAACAGGAATGAAAATGGGATTTCCAGTGTCAGGGGAACAGGATAAGCAGTGTAACTCACCGCAGCGTCCACATTAGCTGGTGAGTCGCTGTTGGGATCTGCCAGCATGGAGATAACACTAATCATGATTGTCTCTACTGTGTGGATTGGAAGCCAGCGCTCCTCTGGCTTTTCATAACCAAACTTATCTTCTCCAGGCTCATGCAGAATTGAAATGCAAACATCCCCATTTTTTGCAACTGTGGAGAATGGGAGCATGGATTTATTAGCAGCAAATATCATGTGACGACAAGCTTCATTAAACTCAAAGCCTGGATTACATTTCTGCTTGatcaccaaaaaaaataaatacatagaaTAATCCAATAATGTCgcaaaaattaattaatttgtccAGAGCCAGTAGTGGCAATGAAGATTTGAAGTCAGGAAGCATCAAAGAATCTGCTCATGTATTTACCATTTGGGTGCCAGATTTCTGTGATGAACTTCATCTTTGGAGGCCGTAGTGGGTAATCATAGGGAAAGGTTAGGTATGCTTTGAAAAACCCTCCTTCACTGCAACACAAAGAACAGAGCAAGAACAAATGAGACCTTATGAATTGAAATCATCATGTATAGATATTTCTCAGCCAAAGACAATGTTATCCAAGCGTGCTCTCACTTACAAAAGGGTATCTTGTGGACCGATGATCACAACTTCCCATTTATATATGTCATCATCATCTATCAGACCAGCTGAAAAGCCCTCCACTGGGTTCTTGTTGAGCTCTGGAAAAGAGGCATAAggcatttttctttaaaactaTGATCTGGAAATGAAACTCAGAAGTCACAGGTCTGCATGTGTCAGCAAGTAAGTAGTCTGGTAAAGATTTCTGCATTCAAAGTTTGCAAAGGACAGAAATATGAGGGACAGTAATTAAAGTGGTGATAGAGAATTATTTAATAATCTAATTGGTCAAATCTGACTAGCACACACCATATTCCATTACAGCCAGTCTACAGAGGGTAGTACTGTAGTCAGTGATTTTTCACACCAAACTAAAAACAGCCACTGGGTTAAgaacaaaacataaacacagaactgggatttgaatgcattttaaaataggtacaagcagcagcagcacaacataAGGGGCAAAAACTAGCTGCTCCAAGAAACGGTGCACAGTAGACACTTTGGGTGGATGACGAATATGTGGCACAGCCataatgaatgtgtgttgaAGTTAGTGGTATTGATGAAGTATGATTGAAGTCAATCTAAggagaggttgtttttttttccccttttgttaACTGATGTTGATACAAATGAACAGATTCTACTGTGAGGCAGCTGCAGGAAATGTTGAGTCTGCATTCAGGACAAATGAATGATAAGACAGGTTAACAGCTGCTGACCAGAATGAATAACTGTATTAGCCCCTCTAGTTAAAACCATTACTGTTCAATTGCAAAACATTAATTGAGCTGAGCTCCTGAGATCTTGTTTCAAATTTTATGGCCCAAATATAGGATTCTGACTGgaacaataacatttttatataacAACGTATGTTAAATGGGTGCCTCAAAGTTATTTCCATCACTGACACTGATTAATTTAGATTCCTCTAATATAACTTTTGCTAAATCAGTATAGGAGAGGTGTAGTTCTCAGTGCGATATCAGTATCATTTGATATTTACTGACATTTACTATTTAATTGACATTACTTTTTATGTCTCTCCATTCAAGAATGTATAAAAGAAAACTCTGTTCGTGACAAATCGTGGTTTCCAAAAATAATAATCACTGTTGAACTGAATCACCAACTTTAAGAAGTGAATTGAATCAGCCACTGTGAAGACAGTGATTCACATCCCTGCGCGCAGAGAAACCAAAATTAGCATATTGTACAATCTGTACAATGTGGTGGGTGTTTGCTGTCATTTCAGCACCACTGTCCAAAGCTGTCAGTGGTCTGGTACTGAACTTCTTTATCACGGTGGCTCCAACTCTATCAAAGTAGGTCACTTTGGCTACAGTGTACAGCTGGCAAACATATTAAAATTCACCACTGATGTCAAATAAACTGATGTCATGTGAAAGTTaaatcagttttttaaaaaaaaaaatggcccaTTCATTTCTCCAGACGACCGGggagtctgtctgtcagctgtagACCGAACTGTAAATCAGTCCGTGTGTCTGACATTcacaacaaaaagacacaccaccaccaccgatGGTACTGCTAATGATGGTGTTTGTTAATATAATCCAACAGGAGAACAGTAAGACTTTCACCAGTGTGGGCTTGAACACTCAGATGTGATATCCTCTCCAAAAGCCGCTAATTAACCAGCGTTACAGTCTGAGCCAGATTTGATAACACAAACGGTAGATATTAACGTATACAGCCGGGTGGCGAGTTTGTAATTTTTTATCAAGTTGCTACGGATATAGTAGCGTATTCATTTAGGAGAGGTTTAGAAATGAAAAGGCGTTCATTAGCAAAGCTAAAGTCATCAGCAGATGAGTCTCTGGATTGATTATTCCTTTGTTCCGTCAGCTAACTAACGTCGAACTTGCTAGCCCGCTAGCGAGGCTGGCGTTCCGATTAAGTGTTGGCTCCAGTATAGCAGCTAATGTTACTTGAACAACGTAAACTATATTCAAAATATGAATCATTATTTCCAGCAGAGATCAGCTAATCAAAGCAGCTTAGCCACAGCCTGAAATGCAGTGATAAATGAACCCATTATGTTGCCTGCTTAGCTCTGTGAGCTTACTTACTCCTATGGCGTAAACATAGCTTTGCGTAGCTAAAAGaaaagctaacgttagccgctAGGTAGTTAGCCTTTATATCCGGATATATGTGCTTACAATTTGTACTCTTATTACCTGCCAGCTGTTTTCGAAGCAGTAATGCTGATTGTTCGGTCATGGTACGCGGACGTTactgaaaaacactttgtgtCGACAAATACTCTCCGAAAAAAGAGCTCTAGCTGGGATCGGGTGAGATCCTGCGCTGCCTGCTGCTggtttccctctgtgttttgACACAAGGTTCAGCTGCTGGCTTTAACTGTGCGCATGCGCGCCCGCAtttgactgagtgtgtgtgtgtgtgtgtgtacaagacAGCGTTTCTTGAGAAATCTGTTGATGCCAATCTGGAAACGGTCTTTCCAACCATCCTAATCAGTTCCCCTGATCTACATGACACCCGATTAATATGTAAGCCATTACATTCAGTGCCATTACAGGTCAGGCCCCTCTGGGACTGCACAGTACTGTCTCAAGTCTCAGCAAAGGGATCATCTGACAGCAGTGCTTCTCTATCCTCTCAGAGTCCTGCACCTCTTGGTGGTGATATTGACtgtcaataaaacaataaactgCTTTTCTATCGTGGTTATGGTgatttggtttgtaaaaatgtcTGGCCTTACAAGTTTATTGATGGTATTAATGGGCAATGCACTGTTAACACCATGTTCGATGAATTTGTGGTGTGTGAAAATTATGATAAACTAAATTGAACACAATTTAAATCATATTGCACGCTTATTTACTACTGTGTAGATTATTGTTCATAAAGATGATAAAGAAATTAACAGCAATGGATAATCATAATATttttcatactgtacatttatgttcatagtgtaaatatttatttattatcattacaatatatatttatttactgttgcttatttttctactgttgcttattttatttctttttccttctattactgcttatcttgccctgcctctgttgctgctgtaatatgtgaATTTCAATAAAGTCTATTGATCTATTCATTAATAAagatcattttatcatttcctTGAAAAGTCATGTAAAAGTGAGAACTCTGTGTTAAGGTTTTGCGgtataaaacagagaaacaagatGGTATTATTGGGTAGCATGATGTActtaaataatacaaataataataattttaccaTTATATATGTACCATTATTTATGTCTTATGTCATATCATTTCTATCAAGTCTTTAGCCAGCTGAAATACAGAAAGAAGAGAAGTTAAAAAGGCAATTTAATTCTAAATCATGACGGGTGACTACAAATGTATAAATGGGCAAATAATGTATTAGGGACGACATAACTAAACctaatttaaataaagtatgtttaatctttatatatatatataataattttttttttttttttcaagcaagCAGCTGCTGTACAGACGTCATTTAGAAAATGCGTTCAGTGTTTAAATAAAAGGTTGTGTTGAAACTaagtagcttcatattcattTAGTAAACAAGAATATTGCTGCACCAAATACATAAGATGCATTCCTAACTATCGGAAACATGGCGCTTTAGCGACCTAATTGAGGAGGCGAATAAAAACTGTTTGACAATCtgttaaaaatctattttatttcactttatgtGTTTTCACCTATTTattctaaaatgaaaataaagtcaacGAATACTAAACCAGTTCGACGCAGTCGCTGATATCCTGAATATATCACATTCAGTGTTCAAAAGCACAAGCATGTGTGTTGCACCTAAAGGCAGCAATATGCGGAAGGAAGGTTGTTGGGCGCCATATTTAATACACCAGAttctagctagcattagctgttTACAAGCCCAAACTTTTAACTTGGGAAGTAAACGTAAAGCAAGCCCTCAACGTAATCCAAAATGAATGTAATAGATCATGTACGGGATATGGCGGCCGCTGGCCTTCACTCTAATGTCCGGATATTGAGCAGTTTGTTGCTGACGATGAGTAATAACAACCCGTAAGTAATGTCAGAGCTGGACCCGTCTATTTCCCGAAGAGTGCTTCGCTGAACCAGTGTGTTATGTTGTCAGCCCGTGACAGTGTGGCCCAAAGCAACAACAGTTAACATTAACGAATATCACCGTAAATCGTACCGGGCCTCTAAATCAATGCAAAGAGACACCTGCTAAATACTCAGCCAGTGTATTTACACTAGCGAGTTAAGTTTATGTCGTCATGCGAGACAATGTACGTTCTGTTCCAAGACATAGCCATGTCTCTATTAACGGTGCCtgctgctagctgttagcttgtGAATTATGTTGTGGATTCAAACGATCAGTGGGTATTGTCACGTTTGTGGCTGATaacatgttatttttctctcttctcaatCTTGACAACATAGTGTGAATGAATTAAAACCTGGCTATGTAACAGCAGTGCTGTCAAAGTTACAGTACGATGGTTATTTTCTGATGTCCGAGCCATCTGAAGCAGGACGTGTTTACTCTACATAAACTTTCTGGATTGCTTTTTCACACTCATGTGCTTTGGATCAATTTACAGTTTTACTGGCTTTATCGTTTTTATGGTTTCTTATTGAGCATATTTCCATTCTATTTTCTCTGTATCTGAATGAAACCTATGTTGTATGTACTCTGGGTCTAATTCCTTTTATTCTAATGTGTCCTATTACTTCTAGAGAGCTGTTCTCTCCGGCCCAGAAATACCAGTTGTTGGTTTACCACGCCGATGCCATCTTCCATGATAAAGAATATCGCAACGCTGCCTGCAAATACAGCATGGCACTACAGCAGAAGAAGGTGCTCAGCAAAACATCTAAAGTCCGTACTTCTACTGGTGGAGCTGCATCTAACCTACAGGCACAGGTTTGTTAGATAAGATGAACATTTTTCCTGGTTTTAATGATCCTACAGGTTGCAAGATGCCACAACAATTGTTCCTTGCACCTTGAGGGACACTAAAATGATTAGATTTAGGACAGAATTTTATTTGCACATTCTATACAAATCCATACGTTTGCCTTGGTCAGTTGGCACgaatggaaacagaaaaaaatgtacgTTTACGCCGTGATTGCTGCCTTTCAGAGTTTGCCGTCAGAAATTGAGGTAAAGTACAAGATAGCTGAATGCTACACCATCTTGAAACTGGATAAAGATGCCATTGCTGTGCTTGATGGGATTCCATCCAGACAGAGGACTCCAAAGGTAGGAAGCTACTCTCATAGTGCAATAAACCCTTTTCTTCATGCTTTATGTGCTTTTTATTATCAACATTAGTATTAACAACTTAGTAAGTATGGAAGAGTAATAGACTTTAAATGCTGCGTTTAGAGGCCAGGAAATAGCATCATGATCACAATGTGAAGCAAAACTATTACCGGTTGGCATTAATTCTGTGAGTGTTCCATCAGCTTTTAGAGAGGGGTGTGATAAAAACGTTATTGTTCTTTGTGGTCGCAGATCAACATGATGCTAGCTAACCTGTACAGGAAAGCCGGTCAGGAGCGCTCTGCAGTGACAAGCTACAAAGAGGTCCTCAGACAGTGTCCCCTGGCCCTGGACGCAATCATTGGTACGTGTGCTCGCAGAGAACACCTTCATCCAACAAGCAACATTTAACCCGCTGAGACACTTACATGTACAGACTCCCATATGCGTGGACTCAATCACTTGAGTTTTGAAAGACCTGTTTGTGAACAGCGCTCATTTTCTACACTTTTCTTCCCTTTAGGTCTTCTCTCCTTATCAGTCAAGGGAGCTGAAGTGGCGTCCATGACTATGGATGTGATCCAGAGTATCCCAAACCTGGACTGGCTCTCTGTTTGGGTCAAAGCATACGCCTTCATACACGCGGGGGACAATCAAAGAGCTATCAATACAATTTGGTGAGCAGGGCAGTAACACATTGTGTAAAGTCACTGAATATGATTGTTCACTTTAATATGATGGTCCTGTTTATTCGATGTGTCCTCTTGTCTCAGCTCTCTTGAGAAAAAGTCTCTGTTGCGGGACAACGTGGACCTCTTGGTGAGCCTGGCAGATGTCTACTTCAGGGCAGGTGACACGAAGAACGCCATCCTCAAGTTTGAGCAAGCCCAGATGCTGGACCCATACCTCATCAAAGGTGTGCAGCAGGATGAGAAGAGTCTTTACAATTACAGTTACAATGTATTTTGCAGTTAAAGGGGCTTTATCGGCACAGCTTGAACACCAGTCTAAGCCACCCTAAACATGACATGGGAACATGGGACTGTGCTGCTCGGGAAATTTCAGCTATGTTTGCACTTGCAGGAATGGATGTCTATGGTTACCTAATGGCTCGTGAAGGACATCTGGAGGATGTCGAAGTCCTAGGAGGACGATTATTTAATATCTCCGACCAGCATGCAGAACCGTGGGTGATCTCTGGGTGAGTCTGAATAGGCCTTTGCTTGCATGTCCTTGCATGCAATAGATGGTGGCagtaactttttatttatttatttattttgataaagtCTGCTATGTGAAATATCATTGTTCTGCCTGTTAAAACAGTCATGGAAAACCTGGAAAAGTCATGGAAGTCATCAAAGTCTTGTTTCCCAGGCCACTAAAAGTCATGGAATTTTATCGTGCGTGATAAAATTGTTACAGTAATCTTCCATGTATAATCCTCCACGTCATGTGACACAGCGGCAAGTTTCTTCTCTGTAGCATTCGATGTAGCTCTAGTATGACCTGATGCATGACAGGATTTTGTTTATCATCACACATGTTTCTTCACTACATGTTGGAGCCACCACGGCTCAGCGTTCTCAGTGGTCCATGCACCGCAATGAAGTTAGGTTTAAGTTGGATGTTGGACAGACATTCACTGTGGAGCCGACAGCGTCGTCTCATTCAGTGTTGGCAGCAGGGGCACAGTTAGCTCCTAGAGGCTGACTCCTCAATACATTATTGATTAAGTGACGCAATTATTAACTATCATTATACTCACCATTATATTCATGCTGACTTGACacttataattatattataataaatatgtttaataAAAGAATGGCACTTGATAGTGAttcatattattaattattgtatTAATTAACAAagattttttcttaaataatggCATTTTTCCAATAGCTTTCATGTAGTGTGACCCATAATGCCGTATTGATTTTGTTCAATATTTCTATGGAAAATTAATTCTGAATTTCAGTAGCTTTCATGTATTATAATGCAGCACTTAAATCCAATACACAGAGGTGTGTCCTGTTTGTTCAGGGTAGGAAGAGTTTTTGGTATTGATTTAGACTCactcactttactttactttacttacttcaTTATGGGTCCTTGAAAAATCCGGTCAAAGTTTTTAAATTTTGCCAGTGAAAAAGTGTGAGAACTCTTTGTTAAGGTTTTGTAATCCTTTgaatttgtttctgttgtgcAGCTGTCACAGCTTTTACAGCAAGCGTTACTCCAGAGCCCTCTACCTGGGGGCCAAGGCCATCCAGCTGAACAGCAACAGTGTGCAGGCTCTCCTCCTGAAGGGCGCGGCACTGAGAAACATGGGCCGCGTTCAAGAAGCCATCATCCATTTCAGAGAGGCCATGCGCTTGGCACCCTGCAGACTCGACTGCTATGAAGGCACGATTGGCTTTTTTTGTTATGTCCCAACATAGTttccatatttttaaatgtaatacaTTTCCGTTCAGCTTGCACTGATTTTCCTGTCATTAATAATCGTCCTTATTATTCAGGTCTGATCGACTGCTACCTAGCATCCAATGGGATTCGAGAGGCAATGGGAATGGCAAATAACATCTATAAGACCCTGGGAGCCAATGCACAGACTCTGACCATCCTTGCTACAGTGTGCCTGGAAGACCCTGTGACTCAGGAGAAAGCCAAAACCCTGCTGGACAAAGCGCTGGCCCAGAGACCGGACTACACCAAGGCTGTGGTCAAAAAGGCTGAACTGCTCAGTACGTACAACTGTTAGACCTGTTTTGCTTCTCACAGATGAACTCTGCATTAACCTAATGTGGTGGCATCTTTACCCCAAATTacagtgttttcagtgacaTAAAGAAGACTGATACACAGGTGGAAATGAAGGTGTCCTGTTCTCTGTTTAAGGCCGGGAGCAGAAATACGAAGAAGGGATCGCTCTCCTGCGGAACGCCCTAGCCAATCAGAGTGACTGCGTCCTGCACAGAATGCTCGGAGATTTCCTGGTGGCAGTCAACGATTACCAAGAAGCCATGGATCAGTACAGCATAGCGCTAAGGTAACCAGAGACCACTCTTTAGCCTTATGTCTCATCTCTTCTCAAGAAAAggatttttaatttcatttgtcatttttcctaAGCCTGGATCCCAATGACCAGAAGTCTTTAGAGGGCATGCagaagatggagaaggaggagagtcCCACAGACGCCACGGTGGAGCTGGACGGTGACGACATGGAGGGCAGCGGAGAGGACGGAGATCTTGAGGGCAGTGACAGTGAAGCAGCGCAGTGGGCTGATCAGGAACAGTGGTTTGGCATGCAGTGACCTCGGCCACTGAAGGATCCACAGTCAGCCCCACCTGCACCGACACACCGCAGCCTACGGGAAGCTTTCAGGTTCGACGCTGTTTTCCCAACACTCTGACAGCCTTTTTAGCCAGTTGTCTGAGGCTCGTTTGCTCGTCTGTACAGCTGTCTGCAGTCTTACAGGATCAGAAGACACTCAACTTCAGAGAAAAATCAAGATGTGTTCAAACAATTTGACTGCTCagtctttgttaaaaaaaaaaaaaatgacgaTGATGCTACTGTGGCTATTTCTTCTGcacctctttgtttctttgttggcAGTCTGTGACTACACGAATAAATGCTTCACTGCTCCCTTGAAGGACAAAGTACAACTTAAAgttcaaaatgtgtttaacaaagtgagtgtcagtgtgttaaCAAAGACCTGCTTTGGATACTTTTCTAGGTTGAACTGCTCCCAGACATGAAATGCAGACAAGTTGTC comes from Pempheris klunzingeri isolate RE-2024b chromosome 7, fPemKlu1.hap1, whole genome shotgun sequence and encodes:
- the LOC139204513 gene encoding ubiquitin-conjugating enzyme E2 G1-like → MTEQSALLLRKQLAELNKNPVEGFSAGLIDDDDIYKWEVVIIGPQDTLFEGGFFKAYLTFPYDYPLRPPKMKFITEIWHPNVAKNGDVCISILHEPGEDKFGYEKPEERWLPIHTVETIMISVISMLADPNSDSPANVDAAKEWREDPNGEFKRKVARCVRKSQEMAFD
- the anapc7 gene encoding anaphase-promoting complex subunit 7, which encodes MNVIDHVRDMAAAGLHSNVRILSSLLLTMSNNNPELFSPAQKYQLLVYHADAIFHDKEYRNAACKYSMALQQKKVLSKTSKVRTSTGGAASNLQAQSLPSEIEVKYKIAECYTILKLDKDAIAVLDGIPSRQRTPKINMMLANLYRKAGQERSAVTSYKEVLRQCPLALDAIIGLLSLSVKGAEVASMTMDVIQSIPNLDWLSVWVKAYAFIHAGDNQRAINTICSLEKKSLLRDNVDLLVSLADVYFRAGDTKNAILKFEQAQMLDPYLIKGMDVYGYLMAREGHLEDVEVLGGRLFNISDQHAEPWVISGCHSFYSKRYSRALYLGAKAIQLNSNSVQALLLKGAALRNMGRVQEAIIHFREAMRLAPCRLDCYEGLIDCYLASNGIREAMGMANNIYKTLGANAQTLTILATVCLEDPVTQEKAKTLLDKALAQRPDYTKAVVKKAELLSREQKYEEGIALLRNALANQSDCVLHRMLGDFLVAVNDYQEAMDQYSIALSLDPNDQKSLEGMQKMEKEESPTDATVELDGDDMEGSGEDGDLEGSDSEAAQWADQEQWFGMQ